TTCCCAGTTGGTCTTTCCGTTCTTCATCCAATTCAGGATCGTGACTTCCCGCGACGTGAGCTCCTTGATGCAGCGATCGGTCTTGGGCGCCGCCTTCGGCGCCGCTCTCAGAAGGGCCATGTGGATGTGAGAGCCCAGGTACTCCACGAGCGGGATGAACCGATCGGCGTCTATTGATTGCTCGCTGGCGAACGAGCAGAATGTGGCAAATCCGCAGGCTTCGTCAACGGAGCCGGTGGTGATCCCATCGCGGAGACCGAACTGCTGCGCGGTTTGAAGAAATTCCCGTTCTTTTTCGGAAGAGAGAGGTCGGCTTTGATAGATGGCCTGCCAATGTCGAGTGCCCGGTGCTTCCAAGGCCGTCTTGAAAACGGGATCGACCTCGACGAAACCGTTTTTCCAATAGAGGTAAAGCCATTCGTCTGGGAAATTGGCGTTGACGACGTTGCTAAAACCGGAAAATCCTCCATCCGGTCTCAGACGAACGAGTCCTCCCAACGATTTGGTAAAGGGAAAGTACTGCTGAATCAGAAGCAAGACCTCCCTCACCTGTTCGGGAGTCATGGCCTGGGTGATGTAATGAACGATCTCCAGAAACTGTTCGCATTCCTGCTTGGAAAGGTTGCCGAAGATGTTTCGTGGAAAGGGATGCTGGAATGCCATACGATATAACCTCCGGCCGGAGAAGAAGTACGGATACCATAGTTCGTATGGAGGACCAAATCAAGATGGCGATGGGTTAAATATGTGTAGGGCCAAACGGCCCTATATCCAAAAGGTTATTTGTTCCTGGTAGCTATACGTATGTCAAGGGGGCCTGTGGCATGGGCGCAACCGCGATGCGTGAAGATAATGGGCGTTGAGCCGAGAGAGGGGACAATTCGTATGTTTCTGCACGGCACCGTTGGAGTCATTGTCGTGCTGACATTCTGGATCCTCCCGTTGCAAACGGAATGGGCCAACGCGCAGGCCATTCGATTTCAGCCGCAGGGAGCGCGAGCCGCCGGTCAGGGCAACGCGTTCGCGGCGGCGGTCGATGACGCCTCGGCCGTTCACTATAACCCGGCGGGATTGAGCGGGGCGAAAGGGCTGCAAAGCGTCGTGGGAACCAATATGGTCGGGGGATCCGTTGCATTTCATAGTCCCGCCGGCCGCGAGATCCACGGCGACTTCAACGGCAGCGTCAACTGGCCGCCGCCGAGTTTCTTTTACCTCAGCGCCAACTTGGGGACGCTGGGCCTGTCACGTCTCTCGGCGGTCACCCTCGGCGTCGGCGTGACGTCACCCTATGGGTTAAATATACGGTATCCGATCGATGGTCCGTTTCGAACCATCGTGACCTCCGCCGCGCTTCCCTTAATCGACATCAAACCCACCGTGGCCTATCGAATCAGCGACAGTTTATCGGTCGGGGTGGGAGCCGACATTTATACGTTCGCCGACTTTCTCGGCGAGGGCCATGCGGAGACGAAATTGATCAGCGATTTCACGTTCGGCATTCCACCCGGCGCGTCCATTGAATTTAACGGGAAGGGAACCGGAGCGGGAGTGACGGCGGGTCTTCAATATGCTCCGCTGAAAAACGCGACGGGGCTTCCCATCATGGCCTTCGGCCTCGTGTATCGAAGTCGAGCGGTCGTGCCGTTGAACGGTTCCATCCTGGCCAACGGGATGAAGGTCATCGATGCCTCCACGGATTTGGTGCTCCCCCACGTCGTAACCGGCGCCATCGCCTATTGGCCGATCCGCACGAGCGAAAAAGAGTGGAAGATCGAGCTCGACGTGGAATACGTGGAGTGGAGCGCCAACAGAGACCTCGACATCCGACTTCAGA
This sequence is a window from Candidatus Nitrospira inopinata. Protein-coding genes within it:
- a CDS encoding helix-turn-helix transcriptional regulator, with protein sequence MAFQHPFPRNIFGNLSKQECEQFLEIVHYITQAMTPEQVREVLLLIQQYFPFTKSLGGLVRLRPDGGFSGFSNVVNANFPDEWLYLYWKNGFVEVDPVFKTALEAPGTRHWQAIYQSRPLSSEKEREFLQTAQQFGLRDGITTGSVDEACGFATFCSFASEQSIDADRFIPLVEYLGSHIHMALLRAAPKAAPKTDRCIKELTSREVTILNWMKNGKTNWEIGKILGVSERTVRFHIESIFSKLEVTSRSQAVAIAIEHGLPTLHGLPSAS
- a CDS encoding OmpP1/FadL family transporter: MFLHGTVGVIVVLTFWILPLQTEWANAQAIRFQPQGARAAGQGNAFAAAVDDASAVHYNPAGLSGAKGLQSVVGTNMVGGSVAFHSPAGREIHGDFNGSVNWPPPSFFYLSANLGTLGLSRLSAVTLGVGVTSPYGLNIRYPIDGPFRTIVTSAALPLIDIKPTVAYRISDSLSVGVGADIYTFADFLGEGHAETKLISDFTFGIPPGASIEFNGKGTGAGVTAGLQYAPLKNATGLPIMAFGLVYRSRAVVPLNGSILANGMKVIDASTDLVLPHVVTGAIAYWPIRTSEKEWKIELDVEYVEWSANRDLDIRLQNGMIVRQPLDWNDVPVIAVGTEYRWLNPTWLRHWEVAARTGYTYTGDPVPNRTFNPSLLSFPAHTFSLGAGFLCKGAGRLLGLIPCSGESSLWPKGIGIDLAFQEWFYESRTVAGNLISPTINGTYRASVHLGSVGLHVLY